A segment of the Flavobacteriales bacterium genome:
TGTGTTCTTGATGCGCTCGCAGGCGCCGCAGATCTCCAGCAATTGCGCCAGCTCGCGGTCCACGGTGAGCAGCTGCTCGCCGCTGATGACGCCTTCCTTCAGCATGCGGCGCACGCGCGCGGTCATGAGCTGCACGATCTGTGCGGGCACATGCTTGCTGCGGTTGAAGTCGGGGATCTCCGGGTGCGGCTTCGAATCCAGCTCCAGACGCGTCTTCTCGCGCAGCAAGTGAAGGCGCAGCTCATGCGCGAAGAGCGGGATCAGCTTGGCGAAGAAGGCGCGCGCGTCCTTGTCCTCGGGCAGCAGCGCATCGAGCTTGACGGCGAGGTTGCGGCTGGCGTTCACCAGCTGGCCCCAGAGCTTGCGGCCCTCCCACCATCGGTCGTACGCGGTGTTGGTACGGAACACCAGCAGCATGCTGATCGCGAAGCCCAGCAGGCTGTGCATCACGGGCAGGTTCTTCACCAGGCTCTCATCGCCAAGGCCCATGCGCCGCAGCTCGATGAATCCGATCCCGTAGGTGAAGGCCCCCACCAGGATGAGCCATGGCCAGAGCTTGCGGAAGGTGTCGGCCTTATGGAGGGCGAGCGCCTTGAACCAGTCGGAGGGGTCGTAGGAGACCATCGGCTATTGATAGTGCTTGCCGACCATGCGTTGGAACATCCGGCCCGGCAGCAGCTTCTTCGCCAGCACGCTGATGCGCTGCACGCCTTGCGCCACGAGGTAGGTGGCCTTGGGCTTCGGCGCGGCGATGATGCGCGCCACGACGCGGGCCAGCTCGTCGGGGTCGCGGCTGTAATGCATGCTTCCGCCCAGTAGTTCCATGGCGCGCGCGTAGCCCGGCTCGTGCTCCGGACTGATGCGCTCGGGCCTCAATCGGCCTTCGGCGATCGGCGTGCGGAACTCGCCGGGCTGCACATTCACCACGGTGATGCCGAAGCGCTCCTCCTCGATGGCCAAGGCTTCGCCGTAGCGCTCCAGGGCCGCTTTGCTCGCGCTGTAGAAGGCGCGGTAGGGCAGCCCGAAGTTGGCCGCCACGCTGGTGATGTTGATGATGAGCCCGCTCTTCTGCGCGCGCATCCCGGGCAGCACGGCACGGCAGAGGCGATGAGCGCCCAGCACGTTGGTGTCGAGCAGCCGCATGGCCAATCCCGGTTCAATGTCCTGCGCGGGGCCTTGGATGCCGAGCCCGGCGTTGTTCACCAGCACGTCGATGCCGCCCAGTCGTGTGAGCGCTTCCTGCACGCCGTGCCGCACCGAGGCCTCATCGGTGATGTCCATGCGCACCAGCGTTACCCCGTTGGCGACCGCGCCATCGTCCACGCGCCTTCCAGTGCCCACTACGGAATGCCCTTGCGCCACTAAGCGTTCGGCCATGGCCTTGCCCAGGCCGCTGCTCGCGCCGGTCACCAGCACGCGCTTCGCGTAGCTCCCCATGCGGGGCAAGGTAGAAGCGGGTGATTGAATGGTTCGCCGCGCGGACCCGATTGCTGCCATGCTCCCTACATTCGCGCCGGGGCAAGTCCCGTACGACCAGCTCCCGCCGAATCCCCCAGGGCCGGAAGGCAGCAAGGGCAGGCGGTTGTAGCGGTGCGATGCGGATCGCTTGCCCCTCTTTTTTTCTGCCGCCCCAACTGCACGGCTCTTAACCGGCGCTGCATCTATTTTCGACCCGAACCAAAACCAACTGAGACATGGGCATGATGAAGGAATTCAAAGAGTTCGCGATGAAGGGCAACCTGGTCGATATGGCCGTGGCCTTCGTCATGGGCGCGGCCTTCGGCAAGGTCACCTCGGCGTTCATCGACGGCATGGTGATGCCTATTATCGGCCAGCTCACCGGCGGCGTTGACTTCAACAACAAGAAGTTCGTGCTCACCAAAGCAACGGCCGAATCAGCGGACGCCGCTGGCAACGTGGTGCCGGCTGTCGCCGAGGTCGCCGTGAAATGGGGCTCCTTCGTCACCGTGGCCATCGAGTTCCTCGTGATCGCCTTCGTGATGTTCATGGTGATCAAGGCCATCAACCGCATGAAGAAGGCCGAGCCGCCGCCTGCGCCCGCCGGTCCGTCCAACGAGGAGATGCTCCTGATGGAGATCCGCGACGCGCTGAAGAAGTAACCGCTCTCCGTTTCCCGCGCGAGCCTCGCCACCACGGCGGGGCTCGTTGCTTTCAAGGCCCGTTCGCCCTTCCATCGGCACGATGCTTGGCCAATACATTCGCCGCCATGCGCCCCGCGATCCTTGCCCTCGCCCTCCTGCTCTGCGGCTGTGCCGCGAAGCGCGCGCTGCAGCAGGCGCAAGTGCTGGAGCAGTCCGCGCAATTGGAATCGGCGGCCTCCGCTTACCTCGAGGCCTGGGACCGCAAGCCCAATAGCCTGCAGGCCCGCGAAGGCTATGCGCGCACCGCGCAACGCCTGCTCGACGATCGCATGAGCGCTGCCATCATGAGCTACCGCATGGCTGGCCTGGCCGAAGGCGACCGCGACCGCCAGACCGCCGTGGACTTCCGTCAGCGCATCGCCCTCAAGGGGATTGAACTGCGCTGGAACCAAGAGGTGGACGATGCCCGCAACGAAGCCAAGAACCGCGAGGCCGAAGCGCGCTACCAAGAAGCCGAAGCCGAGCTGCGCGCGGACCGATTCCCAGAGGCCATCGCCCTGGCGCGCCAATGCCTGCAGCTGAATCCCGCGCACAAGCAGGCGCCTTTCCTGATCCGCATGGCCGAAGCCGAACCCTTGTACCGCGAGGCACTTCGTGCCGAGGAACTCGGCCTCTGGCGCCAGGCCCATGAGCGCTACACCGCCGTATCCGCCATCGATGCCGCCCACCGCGATGTAATGGCCCGCATGGAGGCCTGTCGGCAGAAAGCACGCTTCACGCTGGCCTACCTGCCGGTGCAGCAATCGCGAGCCAAGCGCACCATCATGGGCTTCGAAATCGGCAGCGGACCGGTTGACACGGAGCTGGCCGGCCTCGTGCAGCGCGAACTGCTCGCGCTGAAGGACCCCTTCCTGCAACTGATCGATCGCGGCAGCACCGATGTGGTCCTGGCCGAGCAGCGCCGCCAGATGAGCGGCAACTACAACGAGCAGATGGCGCAGGCCGGCAAGCTCCTCGGCGCGCGCTACCTGCTCACGGGCCGCGTGACCAAGTACGACGACCTGCTCAAGCGCGACCTCGAGGTGCAGGTTCAGCTCATCGACGCGCAGACCGGGCGCATCCACCTCAGCGAGCAGGTGCGCGCCGCCAAGGCCGATCTGGCGCGTGAGGGCGCTGCCCGCCTCACCGACCTCGCCGCGCGGCGCATTGCCGAGCGCTTGCGGGGCTTCGCACCTGAGATGTAGCAGCAGCGGTCCCGTTACTTTCGCGGGCCATGCCCCAACTCACCCGCACCTTCTCCAAGTCGCAGCGCGCCATTGACCTCGAGGAGCGCTACGGCGCCCACAACTACCATCCGCTGCCCGTGGTGCTCGACAGCGGCAAGGGCGTCTTCGTGTGGGATGTGGACGGCAAGCGCTACTACGACTTCCTCAGCGCGTACAGTGCCGTGAACCAGGGCCATTGCCACCCGCGCCTGGTGAAGGTGATGCAGGAGCAGGCCGAGCGCATGACGCTCACCAGCCGCGCCTTCTACAACAGCGTGCTCGGCGAATACGAGAAGACCGTTTGCGAGCTCTTCGGCTACGACAAGATGCTGCCCATGAACACCGGCGCCGAGGCGGTGGAGACCGCGATCAAGATGGCGCGCAAGTGGGGCTACGAGAAGAAGGGCATCCCGGCCGGACAGGCCAAGGTGCTGGTGTGCGAGGGCAACTTCCATGGGCGCACCATCACCATCGTGAGCATGAGCACCGATCCCGACAGCCAAGGCGGCTTCGGACCGTTCACCCCCGGCTTCGAGGTGATCCCCTATGACGATATCCCGTCTCTTGAACGAGCGCTGGAAGACCCCAACGTGTGCGCCTTCCTCGTGGAGCCGATCCAGGGCGAGAAGGGCGTGTACGTGCCGGCCGACGATTACATCCCGAAGGCCATCGCTGCGTGCAAGGCCCGCAAGGTGCTCTTCATCGCCGACGAGATCCAGACCGGCATCGCGCGCACCGGGCGTTTGCTCTGCAGCGTGCCCGATGAAGAGAAGGATCCTACCCGCCGCCCCGATGCGGTGATCCTGGCCAAGGCCCTCAGCGGCGGCATGTACCCGGTGAGCGCCGTGCTCGCGAGCGACGAGGTCATGGGCGTGTTCACGCCCGGCACGCACGGCAGCACCTACGGCGGCAATCCCATGGGCGCGCGCATCGCCATGGAAGCGCTCGCCATCGTGAAGGACGAAGGCCTCACGCCCAATGCGGAGCGCCTCGGCAAGCTCTTCCGCGCGGAGATGCAAAAGCTGGTGGATGCCTATCCCTTCGTGAAGGGGGTGCGCGGCAAGGGCCTGCTGAACGCGCTCGTGATCGAATCGCGCACCGCGCCCGATGGCTCACCGAAGACCGCTTGGGAGCTCTGCCTCTTGCTGCGCGACAATGGCCTGCTGGCCAAGCCCACCCACGGCGACATCATCCGTTTCGCGCCGCCGCTGGTGATCACCGAAGAGCAAGTGCTGGAGGCCTGCGCGATCATTGCGCTCAGCGTACGACAGTTCGCGTGAGGAAATCCGAAGGCAAATGAGCTGCGCCGCGTGCTGCCTATAAGCGGTGGTCATTCGCTGTTGGACGCTGTTGCGCGGCTCAATGCGCAATGATCCTGAGAAGGTCCACCCGGCAGGCCTAGGTATGCGCCGTGTCCGATCAGGAAGCCTGCCGCCCCATGGCCTGTGCCATCATCGCGCCCGGCAACAGGCCTTTCGCTTAATGCGCGATGATGAGCCGGGCTACGAACGGATACCCGAACTGATTGACGAATCGCAGCGCGTAGCTGCCGGAAGCAAGCGCGGTCACATCCGCGCTTCCATTCACGAAGGTGATGGCATGCCTGCGGCCATCCGCGCCAATCACTTCAGCAATGCCGGTTGCTGCTGGGAGCTTGATCCGGTCCGATGCCGGATTCGGGGAAAGCAGCACGTCGCCTGTGCGGATCGATTCGGCCGTGGCGGTGCTGGTGCAGATCACGTTGTTGAGCTGCTCCCAGATCTGGTTGTTGTACACGTTGGGAACGAAGATCCCGCCGGGCAGGTCGCCCATGCGCACCACCACGAGGCCGGTGGAGGGCGATACGTTGCAGAGCTGGCCGTTCTTGCCCATGGCGCAATAGGCATCAGCGGGCATGGCGGGGCAGAGCATGCCGGGCAGCTGCACCTGGAAGCCGGGCAGCATGTAGCTGCTCTGGCCATTGAGCCACCACAGGTAGCCATAGGACTGGTTCAACGACTGCGAAGGCGTGACCATGGCATTGAAGTAGTCGGCGTCAACCATCACGGCGTTTCCGTTCCAGTTGCCCTGGTCCAAGCACAACAGGCCGAAGCGTGCCAATGCCCGCGCCTTGCTGAAGAACACGTTATTGTAATCGAGCTGGACGAACGCGCCCTGCAATCCCGTGGGAAGGGTGAGCTTGTTGAAGAGGTAGCTGTTAAGGGTTTGACCGGTGCTGCCCTCGATCACGCCATCGAGCAGGGTGTAAGGTGCGTTGTGGTACGCCCAGCGCGTTCCGGGCTCCACCAGGCATTCGAGGCAGGCGGGGTCGGTGCAGTCGTTGTCCGAGCCAGCATCATCGAGCCCGGAGGTCATGGTGAGCTGATGCCGGATGGTGATCTGCTCTTCCTGCTGCGCAGTGCAATTGGTCCAGCCCGCACCGAGGAATTCGCTGCTGGGCTGATCGATATCGAGGAAGCCCTCTTCCTGGGCCTTGCCCACCAGGAAGGCCGTGAGGCTCTTGCCGGCGCTGGCCCAGTACCAGAGGCTGTCTTGCGTGAAGGTGCCGAAGTAGTGCTCGATGGCGATACGGCCATCCTTGAGTACGATGAAGGCTTTCGTATTGCTCTGCTCCAGGAAATCGAGGAGCGCGGGTACCTCGTCCGTGCACCAGCCGAGCGCAGCGGGATCAACGGTTTCCCACGTGCTGCCCGCAAGCGGCGGGTAATAGGTCTGCGCGTTGATGGCGCTTGCGACGGCGGCGCCGGCGAGTAGGCAGGTGATTCTCATGGGGCGGTGGTTCAGGGGCATCGACACGGACCGGGCCTCAAGGTTCAATCGCGTCAGCGCAGCTCGCCGCGTGCACCTCCTTCGCCGCATTCCCCGGCTTCGTGGCGCTATTGCGGCTTGCTCCGGTCCACCTCCTTCACCAAGCGCCCTTTGTCGTAATGCAGTTCGCGGTACACCTGGCCATCGGGGCTGTAGTCGTAGTGGATGCCATGCTCTACGCCATTCTCCCAATGCTCCACGTACTTCTTGGTGCCGCTCTCATAGTAGTAGGTCCACAAGCCATGCTCCACGCCGTTCTGGAACTGCCCGATGTACTCCAGCTTGCCGTTCGGGTAGTACACCTTCTCCATCACCTTCACCGCTTCCTCGCCCTTGCCCTTCATGTACACGATCACTTCGGGCTTGCCATTGGGATGACTGGCCGCCACGTATTTGTGGGTGCTGCACGCGGCTAGCAGCGCTGGCAGGAGGATGAATGCAATCAGGGAGCGCATCATGGCCCGCTAAAGTAGAGGAATGGCCACTGGCGGCAAGCGCATCAAGGAACCACGAAGCGCCGGGCTTCGCGTGTGGCCATGCGGAACGCGATGCAGTGGCCGCTGCTCCAGCCCGTCGGCACGATAGGGCCATTGCCAGGTGTTTCCAGCAGCCTGCGGCCGAGGGCATCCAGAATGACCAATCGCTCGCCGGCTCCGAGCCCGAAGGGATGCAGGCGGCCATCAGGCATGAGGGCCAAGCCCCACGATGGTTCGGCTTGCCGCTCAGGCACGCTTACCGCGTTCACCATCCAGCCGATGTCGCGCATTACCCCGATGGCGATGGGTCCTGGCCAGTGGTTGGCATTGCCGGCACTGCTGAATGGGGTCATCAGCTCATTCGGATTCCCGACCGGGTAGGTGCTCTCATTGAGGTGCACGCAGCTGCTGCCGAGGGCGAAGGAGGAAGGGGAGTAAATGCGCACATCGGCGCCGCCGCTCGCGTCGAGGGCATGGGCGCCGTTCCAGCGCAATTGGTTGCTGGTGAAGTAGGAGCCGAGCGCCACCGAAGGATTCGGCGCATCAACGAGCAACTCGAGCGTGGGGGCTTGCAGGTAGCGGTCGAAGATGCCAGGCAGCCCTTCTTGCTCCGGCCATGGAAAGGTGGTGATCAGGGGCGCGAAATCGGCGAGCAGCACTTGGCCGAAGGAACCCTCGCTGCCCACCTTCTTCGCGAGGCCGACGAAGCCGAGGCCATGCCCGAGCTCGTGCATGGCCACGGTCACCAGGTCGTGCTGGCCGGCTGGCGTGTTGCCATCGAGGCCCAAGTACCAATTGGTGCCGCTGTTGAGATAGACGTTGATGTCATCCTCGCCGGGATTGAGCTCCACGCCCGCGATGCTATTGGCCAGCGCGGTGGCATACCAGGTTGAATCGGCCGGCGCTCCCAGGAAATCCTTGCGCCCATTCGGGAAGGTGACGCCCAGGGCCGAAGCCCCGAGCGGGAACCAGCTCACGGCCACCTTGATGGGTACATCGCTCACCAGGATGCTGCCCCAGATCTCCGCCGCGCGCTCGATGGCGGGCTGCGCATTGGCCGGCGTGCCGAAATGGGTGATGGTGAAGGTGGCGGCGGGGGAGGAGGTCCCTAGAGATAGCGCCGCGATGCAGAGAAGTACCGAACGCATGGTTCCGAAAGTACGTGCGTTTTGCTCTATGGCTTGATGTGAGGGATCCTCCGCTTCTGCAGGCTGATTTCCCGCTTCAGCGCGCGCTTGCCGACTGCCCGGCTCATGACGTACCAATTGCGGTCGGCTTGCTCTATTCCTTCCAACCGGTCGCAGGGAAGGCTTCGCCATGTGGAGAGCGGCGTCAGTAGCTCACCGTCTGAGCATGATAGGCGTACCGGCAGACTGAACCCTGGAACGCAGTTGGACCATCGCGCATAAGCGCGGTTCTTGTACCGCCCCCACTCCAGCACCGGCACCTTGTTCGTGCGCAGGTATTGATCGAAGATGCCCTTATTCAGCAGCGACTTCGTCCGCTCGTTGAAGTCGATCATGAATTCCTCGATCTGCGCGCTGGTGACGATCGAGTGCTTGAATCGCCGGTTGATCTCCAGCAGCATGGCCTTGAAGGTGCTGTCGCCAACGATGTGGCGGATCATATGGATCAGGTTGGCGCCCTTGTAGTACATGTCGCCGCTGCCTTCCTCGTTCACGCCATAGGGGCCGATGATGGGCTTGTCGTTGCGGATGTTCCTGCGCAGGCCGATCACGTATTCCTCGGCGGCCTGCTTGCCCTGCTGGCACTCGGTGAAGATGGTCTCGCTGTAATCGGTGAAGCCCTCATGCACCCACATGTCGGCGATGTCGGCCGTGGTGATGCTGTTGCCGAACCACTCGTGCCCGCTCTCATGGATGATGATGTAGTCCCAGTTCAGCCCATGGCCCGTGCCGCTCAGGTCGCTGCCGCGGTATCCGTTCATGAATCCGTTGCCGTAGGCGATGGCGCTCTGGTGCTCCATGCCGAGGTGCGGCGATTCCACCAGCTTGTAGCCATCGGCATAGAACGGATAGGGGCCGAACCACTCCTCGAAGCATCCCAGCATTTCCGGCACTTGCTTGAATTGGGTCGCGGCCTTCCGCAGCCATTGCTCATCCTCTTCGCGGTTCCCTCGGAATTCACCTTGGCCCCATGGAGCATGGTGCTGCAGGATCCAGAAGGCCAGGTCGAGATTTCCCTCCGTGCCTGCGAACGTGTCGGATAGCTGCACGTACTTCCCGATGTAGGGAACCAGGTTGTAGGTGTTGATCGGATTCCTCACCTGCCAATGCCAGGTGCTCGTGCCATCGCCATTCCTCACGGTGCTGCGCAACCCCCCATTGCCGATAGCCTGCAGACTGTCGGGCACGATGATGCGCAGATTGGCGCCTTGCTCGGGCTCATCGCTCTGGTGGTCCTTGCAGGGGTACCATACGCTGGCGCCGAGGCCCTGGCAGGCCACGCTCATCCACGGGTTCCCGCGCGCGTCGGTCTTCCAGATCCAGCCGCCATCCCACGGCGGATTCCTCGCGGCGCGCGGGATCCCGTGGTAGTGGATGGTGATGGTGGAGGCCTCGCCTTTCTTCATGGGCTGCGGCAGCTCCACCCAGGCCACGTTCCCGTCGCGATGGAATGGAACGGCCCGGTAGCTCACGCCGATGGTTCCATCCTTATAGGTAGCCACGTCCGTGAGGATGCTGTCGATGAGGAGCGGCTGCTGCAGGTCGATCTGCAAGCGCTGGCCATCTTTTACCGCATCGAAGGCGATGATGGTGCGGCCTTCGACGGAGCGAGCCACGAAATCTGGCTTCACTGTGACATCGTAGCCGACCACGTTCCACCACGCTCGATACGGACCGAGGCTTCCCCTGAGTGTATCGGCCTTGTTGAATGCGTCCCTGCCATCCTGCAGCTGGGCCGTCGCTGCAGCATGTGCTGCGATCAGGAGAACCACAAATGGCATGCGCAACATGCGGGCAAGGTAAATGCCTCGTGAGTGCATGAGTTCCGTCTGGTGCGCAGCGTTCACCGTCGGATATCTTTCGCCGCGCCAAACACGGAGCCATGAGCGAGAAACGGCATTTGCATCATCGCGTGGAGTATGGAAAGGCCGAGCTCTTGGAGGAGCATGCCGGCCAGGATCCCATCGCGCTCTTCGGCCACTGGCTCGAAGATGCGATCGGTGATGGGCTGCCCGAGCCCCACGCCATGGCCATGGCCAGCATGGGCACGCTCACCATCAGTTGCCGCATGGTGCTGCTGCGGGCCTTCGATCCGCAGGGCTTCGTGTTCTACACCAATCACAACAGCCGCAAGGCCATGGACCTTGAGCGCGACCCGCGCGTGGCGCTCACCTTCTTCTGGGCCGCTCACGAGCGGCAGGTGCGCATCGAAGGCAGAGCCGAGCATGTGACCGCCGAGGAGAGCGACGCTTACTTCGCATCTCGGCCGCGCGAGAGCCGCATCGGCGCATGGAGCAGTGACCAGAGCAGGCCCGTGGCCGACCGTGCATCCCTGGAAGAGCGCTACCAGCGCTGGACCGACCGTTTCAAGGATCAAGAAGCGGTGCCCAGGCCCCTGCATTGGGGCGGTTATCGCGTGCGCCCCGCCCGCATCGAGTTCTGGCAGGGCCGGCCCAGCCGCTTGCACGACCGCATCGCCTTCGAGGCCCTCCGTGATGGCCAATGGCTGCGTGTCAGGCTGCAGCCCTGAAGGCGTTCAATAGCGAGCCCCCCGGATCGCCGGGGGGCTCTGCATGATCAGCATTGCGCGATCAGTCCTTCTTCGGCGCAGCCTTCTTGGCGGCGGCTTTCTTCGGAGCGGCCTTGCTCGCAGCAGGAGCCTTCTTGGCGGCCTTCTTCGGTGCGGCCTTCTTGGCCGGCTTGGCGCTGCCTGCTGCCTTGCGCGCGGCGCGGCGCTTGTTGCGCAGGCTGGGGCGCGTCTTGCCCGCGCTGCCCATACGGCGCTTGCCTTTCTTCGTCTTGAGATCACCTTTTCCCATTGTGCTTCGAGGTTGTTGGTTGCGCGGCGAAAGTATCGTGCGGCTGAGATTGGCCCGTGGTGAGCCGCTGCCCTTGTGAACCCGCGCATGTCGAAAAGGATCAGGCGCCTGGCTCCTGCCTGAAGCGCTCTTCGAGGTGCGCCGCGCTGTGCA
Coding sequences within it:
- the mscL gene encoding large-conductance mechanosensitive channel protein MscL; this translates as MGMMKEFKEFAMKGNLVDMAVAFVMGAAFGKVTSAFIDGMVMPIIGQLTGGVDFNNKKFVLTKATAESADAAGNVVPAVAEVAVKWGSFVTVAIEFLVIAFVMFMVIKAINRMKKAEPPPAPAGPSNEEMLLMEIRDALKK
- the pdxH gene encoding pyridoxamine 5'-phosphate oxidase, with product MSEKRHLHHRVEYGKAELLEEHAGQDPIALFGHWLEDAIGDGLPEPHAMAMASMGTLTISCRMVLLRAFDPQGFVFYTNHNSRKAMDLERDPRVALTFFWAAHERQVRIEGRAEHVTAEESDAYFASRPRESRIGAWSSDQSRPVADRASLEERYQRWTDRFKDQEAVPRPLHWGGYRVRPARIEFWQGRPSRLHDRIAFEALRDGQWLRVRLQP
- a CDS encoding beta-lactamase family protein; amino-acid sequence: MRITCLLAGAAVASAINAQTYYPPLAGSTWETVDPAALGWCTDEVPALLDFLEQSNTKAFIVLKDGRIAIEHYFGTFTQDSLWYWASAGKSLTAFLVGKAQEEGFLDIDQPSSEFLGAGWTNCTAQQEEQITIRHQLTMTSGLDDAGSDNDCTDPACLECLVEPGTRWAYHNAPYTLLDGVIEGSTGQTLNSYLFNKLTLPTGLQGAFVQLDYNNVFFSKARALARFGLLCLDQGNWNGNAVMVDADYFNAMVTPSQSLNQSYGYLWWLNGQSSYMLPGFQVQLPGMLCPAMPADAYCAMGKNGQLCNVSPSTGLVVVRMGDLPGGIFVPNVYNNQIWEQLNNVICTSTATAESIRTGDVLLSPNPASDRIKLPAATGIAEVIGADGRRHAITFVNGSADVTALASGSYALRFVNQFGYPFVARLIIAH
- a CDS encoding M1 family metallopeptidase, with the translated sequence MLRMPFVVLLIAAHAAATAQLQDGRDAFNKADTLRGSLGPYRAWWNVVGYDVTVKPDFVARSVEGRTIIAFDAVKDGQRLQIDLQQPLLIDSILTDVATYKDGTIGVSYRAVPFHRDGNVAWVELPQPMKKGEASTITIHYHGIPRAARNPPWDGGWIWKTDARGNPWMSVACQGLGASVWYPCKDHQSDEPEQGANLRIIVPDSLQAIGNGGLRSTVRNGDGTSTWHWQVRNPINTYNLVPYIGKYVQLSDTFAGTEGNLDLAFWILQHHAPWGQGEFRGNREEDEQWLRKAATQFKQVPEMLGCFEEWFGPYPFYADGYKLVESPHLGMEHQSAIAYGNGFMNGYRGSDLSGTGHGLNWDYIIIHESGHEWFGNSITTADIADMWVHEGFTDYSETIFTECQQGKQAAEEYVIGLRRNIRNDKPIIGPYGVNEEGSGDMYYKGANLIHMIRHIVGDSTFKAMLLEINRRFKHSIVTSAQIEEFMIDFNERTKSLLNKGIFDQYLRTNKVPVLEWGRYKNRAYARWSNCVPGFSLPVRLSCSDGELLTPLSTWRSLPCDRLEGIEQADRNWYVMSRAVGKRALKREISLQKRRIPHIKP
- the rocD gene encoding ornithine--oxo-acid transaminase, with the translated sequence MPQLTRTFSKSQRAIDLEERYGAHNYHPLPVVLDSGKGVFVWDVDGKRYYDFLSAYSAVNQGHCHPRLVKVMQEQAERMTLTSRAFYNSVLGEYEKTVCELFGYDKMLPMNTGAEAVETAIKMARKWGYEKKGIPAGQAKVLVCEGNFHGRTITIVSMSTDPDSQGGFGPFTPGFEVIPYDDIPSLERALEDPNVCAFLVEPIQGEKGVYVPADDYIPKAIAACKARKVLFIADEIQTGIARTGRLLCSVPDEEKDPTRRPDAVILAKALSGGMYPVSAVLASDEVMGVFTPGTHGSTYGGNPMGARIAMEALAIVKDEGLTPNAERLGKLFRAEMQKLVDAYPFVKGVRGKGLLNALVIESRTAPDGSPKTAWELCLLLRDNGLLAKPTHGDIIRFAPPLVITEEQVLEACAIIALSVRQFA
- a CDS encoding SDR family oxidoreductase; its protein translation is MGSYAKRVLVTGASSGLGKAMAERLVAQGHSVVGTGRRVDDGAVANGVTLVRMDITDEASVRHGVQEALTRLGGIDVLVNNAGLGIQGPAQDIEPGLAMRLLDTNVLGAHRLCRAVLPGMRAQKSGLIINITSVAANFGLPYRAFYSASKAALERYGEALAIEEERFGITVVNVQPGEFRTPIAEGRLRPERISPEHEPGYARAMELLGGSMHYSRDPDELARVVARIIAAPKPKATYLVAQGVQRISVLAKKLLPGRMFQRMVGKHYQ
- a CDS encoding 30S ribosomal protein THX; amino-acid sequence: MGKGDLKTKKGKRRMGSAGKTRPSLRNKRRAARKAAGSAKPAKKAAPKKAAKKAPAASKAAPKKAAAKKAAPKKD